The Pirellulales bacterium DNA segment AACGCCTTAACTTCGATCACCGCGTGCCCTGCTTTCGGTTCCGGCTCGGGCATTTCGCGAATTTCCAGCACTTCCGGGCCGCCAAAATGTCTTCTGAGTATCGCTCGCATGGGAAATCTCCGGACGATAAATTCACGGCTTGGATACGGTCGGGCTGGTTAGTTCTACACCAGGCTGTATTAGCTGAGGCATGTTTTCCCGGCATCAAGAATAAATTTCACGACTGCATCCGAGGCCGTCAGAATTGGCGTATGGTCCACCGGCAGAGACAATATAGTTGCGTTCATCCGCTCGGCCATAAAACGTTGAGTTTTCGGATTGATCATGCGATCTTCCTCGGCAATCAAAAACCAAGTCGGTCGTGCTTTCCAAAGTGGTTTTGGCGCAGGTTCTTGGATGCACATTACCGAAATGGGCCGCTGCGTCGCTCTACAAAGAGCAAGTTGTTCCTTGGTCGCGTTCTGCGCGAAAGCGTTGGAAAATCCATCGTCAGGCATCCAAATCAGGCCATCGTCATCCGGAACCAGTTTTGGTGCTAGAGCGTGCGGCGGTTCCTTGTAAAAGATCTGCGCGACGGTCTCTCCTTCCGCGGGAGCCAGCGCCGCGACATAGACAAGTCCTTTTACCCGTTCATCGTCAACCGCTGCAATGACGGCCCCTGCATAGGCATGACCTGCCAGAAGCACTGGTCCGTTAATTCTCTTCAACACCCGCCGCAACGCGGCTGCGTCGTCACTCAAGGAAGTGAGTGGAATCGGCGCTGCCACAACGTTCAGCCCTGCGCTCTCCAGGGGCAAAGTTATGCGGTTCCAACTCGAACCGTCCGCCCATGCTCCGTGGACGACCACTACCGAGGCGTTTCTTTGCAACGACATGATTGATCTCCGTTGATGTGAATCAGTTCCGTCCTGAAAGGTCGGCTGACTCTCATGCAAAAAACCTTTTGATAAGTTCGGCAATGAGCTCACAATGGTCTTCCAAGGCGAAATGTCCGGTCTCAAATAAATGAAGCTCCGCCTGCGGCAAGTCTCGTAAATATGCCTTCGCTCCCGCGACCGGAAAGAACACGTCATTGGTTCCCCAAGTAATCAAC contains these protein-coding regions:
- a CDS encoding alpha/beta hydrolase, with the protein product MSLQRNASVVVVHGAWADGSSWNRITLPLESAGLNVVAAPIPLTSLSDDAAALRRVLKRINGPVLLAGHAYAGAVIAAVDDERVKGLVYVAALAPAEGETVAQIFYKEPPHALAPKLVPDDDGLIWMPDDGFSNAFAQNATKEQLALCRATQRPISVMCIQEPAPKPLWKARPTWFLIAEEDRMINPKTQRFMAERMNATILSLPVDHTPILTASDAVVKFILDAGKTCLS